One Yimella lutea DNA window includes the following coding sequences:
- the alaS gene encoding alanine--tRNA ligase, producing the protein METAEIRRRWLKFFEDNDHVVVPSAPLIYDDPNLLFVNAGMVPMKPYMLGQQTPPWPRATSVQKCVRTGDIEEVGKTSRHGTFFQMNGNFSFGDYFKERAIELAWGLVTTPIADGGYGLDPERVWPTVYEDDDEAYAIWHEKIGIPVERMTRRGKEDNYWNMGVPGPGGPCSELFYDRGAQYGAEGGPAVDEDRYMEFWNLVFMQDDLSQVRSKADFDIAGPLPAKNIDTGMGLERMATLLQGKDNLYEIDEVFPVLAKAAEMTGRKYGEKSGQAAGQSHPDDVHLRVVADHVRSSLMLIGDGVTPGNEGRGYVLRRMLRRAVRAMRLLGYEDKALPELLPVSMDRMKASYPELEIDFPRISQIAYGEEDAFRRTLGAGTVILDTAVTKAKQSAASTGGGQATLAGEQAFQLHDTYGFPIDLTLEMAAEQGVQVDEPGFRRLMQEQRDRAKADAKSKKAGHAHTEVWRELRALGATDWLAYQGLSADAKITGIVVDGVQVPELRPGQTGQVVLDRTTFYAESGGQIADSGVIAGPYGELPVRDVQRPVKGLVVHTVEAGEHGLTVGDAVEAKVDPEWRVSACQAHSGTHVVHAALRQVLGPSALQSGSYNKPGYLRLDFAWNSGLSAATRSEIEEVSNLAVRQDLPVSAQFMTLPEAREWGALALFGETYDEQVRVVEIGGPWSRELCGGTHVAHSSQIGALTLTGEGSVGSGVRRVEALVGMEALRYLAKERMLVAELSGMVGAQPGELRDKVDALLGRVKDAEREIARLKQEQVQAEAASLVEQAQDICAVKVLTHHAGDLPADQVRSLVLSLRARLGDASGSVVAVTGVNAGRPVVVIATNQSARDRGIQAGALVKQAASVLGGGGGGKPDVAQGGGQDPSKVDEALSAVACAIRQTLD; encoded by the coding sequence ATGGAAACCGCCGAGATCCGGCGCCGTTGGCTGAAGTTCTTCGAGGACAACGACCACGTGGTCGTGCCCAGCGCACCGCTCATCTACGACGACCCCAACCTGCTGTTCGTCAACGCCGGCATGGTGCCGATGAAGCCGTACATGCTCGGCCAGCAGACGCCGCCGTGGCCGCGCGCCACCAGCGTCCAGAAGTGCGTGCGCACCGGTGACATCGAAGAGGTCGGCAAGACCTCACGTCACGGCACGTTCTTCCAGATGAACGGCAACTTCAGCTTCGGTGACTACTTCAAGGAGCGCGCCATCGAACTGGCGTGGGGTCTGGTCACCACCCCGATCGCCGACGGCGGGTACGGCCTCGACCCCGAACGTGTCTGGCCGACCGTCTACGAGGACGACGACGAGGCGTACGCGATCTGGCACGAGAAGATCGGCATCCCCGTCGAGAGGATGACCCGCCGCGGCAAGGAGGACAACTACTGGAACATGGGTGTGCCCGGTCCGGGTGGTCCCTGTTCGGAGTTGTTCTACGACCGTGGCGCGCAGTACGGCGCCGAGGGCGGACCGGCGGTCGACGAGGACCGTTACATGGAGTTCTGGAACCTCGTGTTCATGCAGGACGACCTGTCACAGGTGCGCAGCAAGGCCGACTTCGACATCGCCGGTCCGCTGCCCGCCAAGAACATCGACACCGGTATGGGCCTCGAGCGCATGGCGACGCTCCTGCAGGGCAAGGACAACCTGTACGAGATCGACGAGGTCTTCCCAGTGCTCGCCAAGGCCGCCGAGATGACCGGCAGGAAGTACGGCGAGAAGTCCGGGCAGGCGGCAGGGCAATCGCACCCGGACGACGTGCACCTGCGTGTGGTCGCCGACCACGTCCGCTCCAGCCTGATGCTCATCGGCGACGGAGTGACCCCGGGGAACGAGGGTCGCGGCTACGTGCTGCGTCGCATGCTGCGCCGCGCGGTGCGCGCGATGCGGTTGCTCGGTTACGAGGACAAGGCCCTGCCCGAACTGCTGCCGGTCTCCATGGACCGCATGAAGGCCAGTTACCCCGAACTCGAGATCGATTTTCCCCGCATCAGCCAGATCGCCTACGGCGAGGAGGACGCGTTCCGCCGCACGTTGGGCGCCGGCACGGTCATCCTCGACACCGCCGTGACGAAGGCGAAGCAGAGTGCTGCGTCGACGGGCGGTGGCCAGGCGACGCTCGCGGGAGAGCAGGCCTTCCAGTTGCACGACACCTACGGCTTCCCGATCGATCTGACCCTCGAGATGGCCGCCGAGCAGGGTGTCCAGGTCGACGAGCCGGGGTTCCGCCGCCTGATGCAGGAGCAGCGCGATCGCGCGAAGGCCGACGCGAAGTCGAAGAAGGCCGGCCACGCGCACACCGAGGTGTGGCGTGAACTGCGAGCCCTCGGTGCCACCGATTGGCTTGCCTACCAAGGACTTTCGGCGGACGCGAAGATCACCGGCATCGTCGTGGACGGCGTGCAGGTGCCCGAGCTTCGTCCGGGTCAGACCGGTCAGGTCGTACTCGACCGCACCACGTTCTACGCAGAGTCCGGCGGTCAGATCGCAGACTCAGGAGTCATCGCCGGTCCGTACGGCGAGTTGCCGGTGCGCGACGTTCAGCGTCCGGTCAAGGGCCTGGTCGTCCACACCGTCGAAGCCGGCGAGCACGGGCTCACCGTCGGCGACGCAGTGGAGGCCAAGGTCGACCCCGAGTGGCGTGTGTCGGCCTGTCAGGCACACTCCGGCACCCACGTCGTGCACGCGGCGCTGCGGCAGGTCCTCGGCCCGTCCGCGCTGCAGTCGGGTTCGTACAACAAGCCCGGCTACCTGCGTCTCGACTTCGCGTGGAACTCCGGCCTCTCGGCCGCGACCCGCAGCGAGATCGAGGAAGTGTCGAATCTCGCTGTGCGACAGGACCTTCCGGTGTCGGCGCAGTTCATGACGCTGCCGGAAGCGCGCGAATGGGGGGCGCTCGCTCTCTTCGGGGAGACCTATGACGAGCAGGTACGCGTCGTCGAAATCGGTGGCCCGTGGTCGCGCGAACTGTGCGGTGGCACGCACGTCGCACACTCCTCGCAGATCGGTGCCCTGACGCTCACCGGTGAGGGGAGTGTCGGCTCGGGCGTACGTCGTGTCGAGGCGCTCGTCGGGATGGAAGCGCTGCGTTACCTCGCCAAGGAACGAATGCTGGTCGCCGAACTCAGCGGAATGGTCGGCGCGCAACCGGGCGAACTGCGCGACAAGGTCGACGCCCTGCTCGGCCGGGTCAAGGACGCCGAGCGCGAGATCGCCAGGCTGAAGCAGGAACAGGTGCAGGCCGAGGCTGCCTCCCTCGTGGAGCAGGCACAGGACATTTGCGCGGTGAAGGTGCTGACCCACCACGCGGGTGACCTACCGGCGGACCAGGTGCGCTCGCTGGTGCTCTCGTTGCGCGCCCGCCTCGGTGACGCGTCCGGCTCCGTCGTGGCGGTCACCGGTGTCAATGCCGGGCGGCCGGTGGTCGTGATCGCTACCAACCAGTCGGCCCGTGACCGCGGCATCCAGGCGGGTGCGCTGGTCAAGCAGGCCGCGTCCGTGCTCGGTGGCGGTGGCGGTGGCAAGCCGGACGTCGCCCAGGGCGGCGGCCAGGACCCGTCCAAGGTGGACGAGGCGCTGTCGGCCGTGGCCTGCGCGATTCGACAGACACTCGACTGA